In Achromobacter xylosoxidans A8, a single window of DNA contains:
- a CDS encoding sensor histidine kinase, with amino-acid sequence MMQERAPTSTPASRPLLPSRSLARHLVIRLMPPILLLVLLDLAATWVITHKIDMSLWMLEDFFWLMVVGQIALIALFTWVVVQGVRSGLRSVNHLSEEIRQRSIDDMQPLEVAGVPVEIEPLVTHTNDLLLRLDASLAAQRRFIGHAAHQLRTPLSGLRLESELMLARPLPDDVRARAERIKAVSDRMIRLGQQLLVLARADPNARPQDSFVRIDLCEWVRANGAEWFPRVREAHYELDLVAPDAPIWIDADPLLLAELLGNLIDNALRYGNKTGRITLIVGANPPSLTVEDDGPGISPDERERVFEAFYRSPTATAGGSGLGLAIVREIAHAHGAWWKLTSRPDFSGTRLSVVFPGPRKGAQLTRQEPTS; translated from the coding sequence ATGATGCAGGAACGCGCTCCTACCTCTACTCCGGCTTCCCGCCCCTTGCTTCCCTCCCGTTCGCTGGCGCGGCATCTGGTCATTCGCCTGATGCCGCCGATCCTGCTGCTGGTCCTGCTGGACTTGGCAGCCACCTGGGTCATCACGCACAAGATCGACATGTCGCTCTGGATGCTGGAAGATTTCTTCTGGCTGATGGTGGTGGGGCAGATCGCGCTGATTGCGCTGTTCACCTGGGTGGTGGTGCAAGGGGTGCGCTCGGGGCTGCGTTCGGTCAATCATCTGTCTGAGGAGATCAGGCAACGTTCCATCGACGACATGCAGCCGCTGGAAGTGGCCGGCGTGCCGGTCGAGATCGAGCCGCTGGTGACGCACACCAATGATTTGCTGCTGCGCCTGGACGCCTCGCTGGCGGCGCAGCGCCGCTTCATCGGCCATGCGGCGCACCAGTTGCGCACGCCCTTGTCCGGCCTGCGGCTGGAGTCCGAGCTGATGCTGGCGCGTCCCTTGCCCGACGACGTGCGGGCGCGGGCGGAACGCATCAAGGCCGTCAGCGACCGCATGATCCGCCTGGGGCAGCAACTGCTGGTGCTGGCGCGCGCCGATCCCAACGCCCGCCCGCAAGACAGTTTCGTGCGCATCGACCTGTGCGAATGGGTGCGCGCGAACGGCGCGGAGTGGTTTCCGCGGGTGCGCGAGGCGCACTACGAGCTGGATCTGGTGGCGCCCGACGCGCCGATCTGGATCGACGCCGATCCCTTGCTGTTGGCCGAGCTGCTGGGCAATCTCATCGACAACGCGCTGCGCTATGGCAACAAGACCGGCCGCATCACGCTGATCGTCGGCGCCAATCCGCCTTCGCTGACCGTGGAGGACGACGGGCCTGGCATTTCTCCGGATGAGCGCGAACGCGTGTTCGAAGCCTTCTACCGCTCGCCCACGGCTACTGCGGGCGGGTCGGGCCTGGGGTTGGCCATCGTGCGGGAAATCGCGCATGCGCATGGCGCCTGGTGGAAGCTCACCAGCCGCCCGGACTTTTCAGGAACACGGCTTTCCGTCGTGTTTCCCGGCCCCCGCAAGGGAGCCCAACTCACTCGTCAAGAACCTACATCATGA
- a CDS encoding ExbD/TolR family protein — MAFGSFEGKGSGSHTVSEINMVPLIDVMLVLLVIFIITAPLLAHSIKINMPQVAAEQIEEEPKTVDLAIDASGALFWDEKPVNIDDLPNRFKSIAGTKPQPEIRIRADQNTRYETLAKVMASARRSGMTRIGFVTTPPSGGAAGAATPAAAGAAPAPSAP, encoded by the coding sequence ATGGCCTTTGGCAGCTTCGAGGGCAAAGGGTCCGGAAGCCACACGGTTTCCGAGATCAACATGGTGCCCCTGATCGACGTGATGCTGGTGCTGCTGGTGATCTTCATCATCACCGCGCCGCTGCTGGCGCACTCGATCAAGATCAACATGCCCCAGGTGGCCGCCGAGCAGATCGAGGAAGAGCCCAAGACCGTCGACCTGGCCATCGATGCCAGCGGCGCGCTGTTCTGGGACGAGAAGCCGGTCAATATCGACGACCTGCCCAACCGCTTCAAGTCGATCGCCGGCACCAAGCCGCAACCCGAGATCCGCATCCGCGCGGATCAGAACACCCGCTACGAGACGCTGGCCAAGGTCATGGCTTCGGCGCGCCGTTCGGGCATGACGCGCATCGGGTTCGTCACCACGCCTCCTTCGGGCGGCGCCGCGGGCGCGGCAACCCCCGCCGCAGCCGGAGCCGCCCCGGCTCCGTCCGCACCTTGA
- the rlmB gene encoding 23S rRNA (guanosine(2251)-2'-O)-methyltransferase RlmB: MASTQVLAGFHAVVARLRHAPDSIKEIYVEASRRDKRMQTFIEQAEKAGCRLHPVPMERLDGLSRGTRHQGVVALAEERQLAVDVDEVLDVIEGPPLLLILDGVTDPHNLGACLRTADAAGVHAVIAPRDRAVGLNATVQRVACGAADTVPYLMVTNLARTMRSLKDRGVWLVGTDDQATDSMHQIDARQPMAWVMGAEGEGMRRLTRETCDQLVNIPMLGSVESLNVSVASAVCLYETVRQRRS; this comes from the coding sequence ATGGCGTCGACCCAAGTCCTGGCCGGGTTTCACGCGGTTGTTGCGCGGCTGCGCCACGCGCCCGACTCGATCAAGGAAATCTATGTAGAGGCATCGCGCCGCGACAAGCGGATGCAGACGTTCATCGAGCAGGCCGAGAAAGCGGGCTGCCGCCTGCATCCGGTCCCCATGGAGCGCCTGGACGGCTTGTCCCGCGGCACTCGCCACCAGGGCGTGGTGGCGCTGGCCGAAGAACGCCAATTGGCGGTGGACGTGGACGAAGTTCTCGACGTCATCGAAGGTCCGCCGCTACTGCTGATACTCGATGGCGTGACCGATCCGCACAACCTGGGCGCCTGCCTGCGTACGGCCGACGCCGCTGGCGTGCACGCGGTCATCGCCCCTCGCGACCGGGCCGTTGGCCTGAACGCGACCGTGCAACGCGTGGCTTGCGGCGCCGCCGACACGGTGCCCTATCTGATGGTGACCAACCTGGCGCGCACCATGCGCAGCCTGAAGGACCGCGGCGTGTGGCTGGTGGGTACCGACGACCAGGCGACCGACAGCATGCACCAGATCGATGCGCGCCAGCCCATGGCCTGGGTCATGGGGGCGGAAGGCGAGGGCATGCGCCGCCTGACGCGGGAAACCTGCGACCAGTTGGTGAACATTCCCATGCTGGGTTCGGTGGAAAGCCTGAACGTCAGCGTGGCCAGCGCCGTCTGCCTATACGAAACCGTGCGTCAGCGCCGTTCCTGA
- a CDS encoding energy transducer TonB codes for MPSFQRGWNSSSRSSFGIRAGAGLTVLALHAAVIGAIFMAPENRPELEEPEAIMVSVVDAPIPQIAKAEPTPEEPQPVTETPPEPQPEIEPEPEPEPELKPEPEPEPEPEPVVEKPPMPAPKPKPKPPPKPKPKPEPKQDVKVEPKPDAPKAPPSGAPEGTQAPQGPQQGPPPDQPVLVSSIEFQGARPMPNYPMASRRMREEGRVVVLVEINTQGLVERATIDASSGFPRLDESALAAARKGRFKPYTRNGVAYPAKAKIPFDFVMRN; via the coding sequence ATGCCTAGTTTTCAACGCGGTTGGAATTCTTCTTCGCGCTCTTCATTCGGTATACGCGCAGGCGCTGGCCTGACGGTCCTGGCGCTGCATGCGGCAGTGATAGGAGCCATCTTCATGGCGCCCGAGAATCGTCCTGAACTCGAGGAACCGGAAGCCATCATGGTGAGCGTGGTGGATGCGCCCATTCCCCAGATCGCCAAGGCCGAGCCCACTCCCGAAGAGCCGCAACCGGTGACGGAAACGCCGCCCGAGCCGCAACCCGAGATTGAACCGGAACCCGAGCCTGAGCCCGAACTCAAGCCCGAGCCGGAGCCTGAACCCGAACCGGAACCGGTGGTTGAAAAGCCGCCGATGCCGGCGCCCAAGCCCAAACCCAAGCCGCCACCCAAGCCTAAGCCCAAGCCGGAGCCCAAGCAGGACGTCAAGGTCGAGCCCAAGCCGGACGCGCCGAAGGCGCCGCCCAGCGGCGCGCCCGAAGGCACCCAGGCGCCGCAAGGGCCGCAGCAGGGACCGCCGCCCGACCAACCGGTGCTGGTTTCCAGCATCGAGTTCCAGGGCGCGCGTCCCATGCCCAATTACCCGATGGCCTCGCGCCGCATGCGGGAAGAGGGCCGGGTGGTGGTGCTGGTCGAGATCAATACCCAGGGGCTGGTCGAGCGGGCAACCATCGACGCTTCCTCGGGCTTTCCGCGCCTGGACGAGTCGGCGCTGGCAGCCGCCCGCAAGGGCCGTTTCAAACCGTATACCCGTAACGGCGTGGCCTATCCCGCCAAAGCCAAAATTCCGTTCGATTTCGTAATGAGGAACTGA
- a CDS encoding MotA/TolQ/ExbB proton channel family protein: MSNALHSATLVAQATTSPAAPAAAAAAPAAAAAAPAAQQAASTVGAVAQQAAGAVQQSADTLQGAAAALPSALPAAPAPIAVPDMGFMHFIAQSDFVGKSLFIILILMSLVTWYLILVKVASNVSMRKRSADFLNKFWNASSLEQVENEIVTHGARDPFSHLASHAMHAQAHHNKFGATKLEEAGSNTDFVTRTMRKVIDEETAKLENGLTVLASVGSTAPFVGLFGTVWGVYHALVGIGLSDGVTINRIAGPVGEALIMTGLGLAVAIPAVLAYNTFVRNNRVFLSRLDAFAHDLFAFLTTGQQVALSDGKVRALRRQNGNGAAAQRGSE, translated from the coding sequence ATGTCCAACGCACTGCATAGCGCCACCCTGGTGGCGCAGGCGACCACCAGCCCGGCAGCGCCGGCTGCCGCCGCTGCTGCGCCTGCCGCGGCTGCGGCCGCGCCCGCCGCCCAACAAGCCGCCTCGACCGTCGGCGCCGTGGCTCAGCAAGCCGCTGGCGCTGTCCAGCAGTCGGCCGACACGCTGCAAGGCGCCGCCGCCGCGCTGCCCTCGGCGCTGCCTGCCGCGCCGGCTCCCATCGCGGTCCCCGACATGGGTTTCATGCACTTCATTGCGCAGAGCGACTTTGTCGGCAAGAGCCTGTTCATCATCCTGATCCTGATGTCGCTGGTGACCTGGTACCTGATCCTGGTCAAGGTGGCCAGCAACGTCAGCATGCGCAAGCGCTCGGCGGACTTCCTGAACAAGTTCTGGAATGCCAGCTCGCTCGAGCAGGTGGAAAACGAAATCGTCACGCACGGCGCGCGCGATCCGTTCTCGCACTTGGCCAGCCATGCCATGCATGCGCAGGCGCATCACAACAAGTTCGGCGCGACCAAGCTGGAAGAAGCCGGGAGCAATACCGATTTCGTCACGCGCACCATGCGCAAGGTGATCGACGAAGAAACCGCCAAGCTGGAAAACGGCCTGACGGTGCTGGCGTCGGTCGGTTCGACGGCGCCGTTCGTGGGCCTGTTCGGTACGGTCTGGGGCGTGTACCATGCCCTGGTCGGCATCGGCCTGTCCGATGGCGTGACCATCAACCGCATCGCTGGTCCGGTGGGCGAAGCGCTGATCATGACGGGCCTGGGCCTGGCGGTCGCCATTCCCGCGGTGCTGGCCTACAACACCTTCGTGCGCAACAACCGCGTGTTCCTGTCGCGCCTGGATGCCTTCGCGCATGATTTGTTCGCGTTCCTGACCACCGGCCAGCAAGTTGCGCTGTCCGACGGCAAGGTGCGCGCCCTGCGCCGCCAGAACGGCAACGGCGCTGCGGCTCAACGCGGGAGCGAATAA
- a CDS encoding cystathionine gamma-synthase family protein, translating into MHQNGFTTTILHSDRKQSVEHGAVHKPMHPSSEFAYEDARELAAVFQGKAGFTYARQGTPTTTALEAKVNQMEGGKGTVSFATGMAALAAIFTTLLRRGDHLVSSQFVFGNTNSLLGTLLELGIEITFVDATDSSQVRAAIQPNTRMVFTETIANPGTQVADLAVIGEICCEKGLVYVVDNTLTTPWMFRPASVGASLVMNSLSKYIGGHGNALGGAVTDTGLYDWSDDSNIYEAYRKGAPTSWGLTQIKKKGLRDMGGTLAAEPAHRIAVGAETLALRMAKHCANALALARFLEEHPGVAKVHYPGLASHPQHARAAALFGSRFGGLLGVELADGVDCFDFLNRLRIVLMATHLGDTRSLALPAAHTIYYEMGAERRKQMGIADSLIRVSVGIEDEADLLFDFDQALNGCLQG; encoded by the coding sequence ATGCACCAGAACGGCTTTACCACCACGATCCTCCATTCCGACCGCAAGCAATCCGTCGAGCACGGAGCGGTGCACAAGCCCATGCATCCGTCCTCGGAGTTCGCTTACGAAGACGCCCGCGAGCTGGCTGCGGTCTTCCAAGGCAAAGCTGGCTTTACCTACGCCCGCCAGGGCACGCCCACCACCACTGCGCTGGAGGCCAAGGTCAACCAGATGGAAGGTGGCAAGGGCACGGTCAGCTTCGCGACCGGCATGGCCGCGCTGGCCGCGATCTTCACCACGCTGCTACGCCGCGGCGACCACCTGGTATCCAGCCAGTTCGTGTTCGGCAACACCAACAGCCTGCTGGGCACGCTGCTGGAACTGGGCATCGAGATCACCTTCGTGGACGCGACCGATTCGTCGCAGGTGCGCGCGGCGATCCAGCCCAATACCCGCATGGTCTTCACCGAAACCATCGCCAATCCGGGCACGCAAGTTGCCGACCTGGCGGTGATCGGCGAGATCTGCTGCGAGAAGGGCCTGGTCTACGTGGTCGACAATACCTTGACCACGCCGTGGATGTTCCGGCCGGCCTCGGTCGGCGCGTCGCTGGTGATGAACTCGCTGTCCAAGTACATCGGCGGCCATGGCAATGCCTTGGGCGGGGCCGTGACGGATACTGGCTTGTACGATTGGTCGGATGACTCGAACATCTACGAGGCCTATCGCAAGGGCGCGCCCACTAGTTGGGGCCTTACGCAGATCAAGAAGAAGGGTCTGCGCGACATGGGCGGCACCCTGGCGGCCGAGCCCGCGCACCGCATCGCGGTGGGCGCCGAGACGCTGGCCCTGCGCATGGCCAAGCATTGCGCCAACGCGCTGGCGCTGGCGCGCTTCCTGGAAGAGCATCCCGGCGTGGCCAAGGTGCATTACCCTGGGCTGGCCAGCCACCCGCAACATGCGCGCGCGGCGGCGCTGTTCGGTTCGCGCTTCGGCGGGCTGCTGGGCGTGGAACTGGCCGATGGGGTGGATTGCTTCGATTTCCTGAACCGCCTGCGCATCGTGCTGATGGCGACTCACCTGGGCGATACGCGCAGCTTGGCGCTGCCCGCCGCTCACACCATCTATTACGAGATGGGCGCCGAGCGCCGCAAGCAGATGGGCATCGCGGACAGCCTCATCCGCGTGTCCGTGGGCATCGAAGACGAAGCCGATCTGCTGTTTGATTTCGATCAGGCGCTCAACGGCTGCCTGCAGGGATAA
- a CDS encoding potassium transporter Kup: MSQGSASVPSSSNGHALGGHAPSSRAALIMGALGVVYGDIGTSPLYTLRACLTGLSVHTDLEPAHLLGVLSILFWMLMVVVSFKYVTLVLRADNRGEGGTLALLELAVRGREGKLRWVLIVLGIFGAALFYGDSMITPAISVLSALEGIGIVSHQLDAWVVPLALVVLIALFAIQSHGTGAMGKLFGPVMLLWFGTLAALGGWQIWQTPEVLRALNPMWGLRFIVEFPWISFVLLGAVVLALTGAEALYADMGHFGRPAIRRAWFSMVLPALTLCYFGQGALLLRDPTAIRNPFFMMAPEWGLAPLVALATIATIVASQAVISGAYSVTRQAVQLGFWPRMQILHTSAVEKGQIYLPQVNALLLCAVLILVLLFRNSDNLAAAYGFAVTGTMLTTSVLAFAVLPRGSTGIKRVLWLVALGLLLLFDVLLFSANVFKIHEGGWLPLLVAIVVFTLMMTWRRGRRLLSEMQQRDRQPLKEFMAQLEEYPPSRVPGTAIFMTMNSGNVPPALLHNLKHNKVLHDHVLFLTILVADVPYVSPEERFSVTKLSASSWQATINYGFKEDPDVPEALRLVAEAYPEIDLEPMRTSYFLSRQTVVAARKPALWRWRRAVFSFMARNSTRSTKFFKIPANRVVEMGMQVEL; encoded by the coding sequence ATGAGCCAAGGTTCGGCCAGCGTTCCTTCGTCGTCCAATGGGCATGCACTCGGCGGACACGCGCCGTCGTCGCGCGCGGCTCTCATCATGGGGGCGCTGGGTGTGGTGTACGGCGATATCGGCACCAGCCCTCTGTATACGCTGCGGGCCTGCTTGACGGGACTGAGCGTGCACACCGATCTGGAGCCGGCGCACCTGCTGGGCGTGCTGTCCATCCTGTTCTGGATGCTGATGGTGGTGGTGTCGTTCAAGTACGTGACCCTGGTGCTGCGTGCTGACAACCGTGGCGAGGGCGGCACGCTGGCCTTGCTGGAATTGGCAGTGCGCGGGCGCGAAGGCAAGCTGCGCTGGGTGCTGATCGTGCTGGGGATCTTCGGCGCGGCACTGTTCTATGGCGACAGCATGATCACGCCGGCGATCTCGGTGCTGTCGGCGCTGGAAGGGATAGGCATCGTGTCGCATCAGCTGGATGCCTGGGTAGTGCCGCTGGCGCTGGTGGTGCTGATCGCCCTGTTCGCGATCCAGTCGCACGGCACGGGCGCCATGGGCAAGCTGTTCGGTCCGGTGATGCTGCTGTGGTTCGGCACGCTGGCCGCGCTGGGCGGCTGGCAGATCTGGCAGACCCCGGAAGTGCTGCGGGCGTTGAATCCGATGTGGGGGCTGCGCTTCATCGTCGAGTTTCCGTGGATCAGTTTCGTGCTGTTGGGGGCGGTGGTGCTGGCCCTGACCGGCGCCGAGGCGCTGTATGCCGACATGGGCCACTTCGGTCGTCCGGCGATCCGCCGCGCCTGGTTCAGCATGGTGCTGCCGGCCTTGACGCTGTGTTATTTCGGCCAGGGCGCGCTGCTGCTGCGCGATCCGACGGCGATACGCAATCCGTTCTTCATGATGGCGCCGGAATGGGGGCTGGCTCCGCTCGTGGCGCTGGCGACCATCGCGACCATCGTGGCGTCGCAGGCGGTGATTTCCGGGGCTTACTCGGTCACGCGGCAGGCGGTGCAACTGGGCTTCTGGCCGCGCATGCAGATCCTGCACACCTCGGCGGTCGAGAAGGGGCAGATCTATCTGCCGCAGGTCAATGCGCTGCTGCTGTGCGCGGTGCTGATCCTGGTGCTGCTGTTCCGCAATTCGGACAATCTGGCCGCGGCCTATGGTTTTGCGGTCACTGGCACGATGCTCACGACTTCGGTGCTGGCTTTCGCGGTGCTGCCGCGCGGTTCGACCGGAATCAAACGTGTGTTGTGGCTGGTGGCGCTGGGCCTGCTGCTGTTGTTTGACGTGCTGCTGTTCTCGGCCAATGTGTTCAAGATCCATGAGGGGGGCTGGCTGCCGCTGCTGGTGGCCATCGTGGTGTTCACGCTGATGATGACCTGGCGGCGCGGACGCCGGCTGCTGTCCGAGATGCAGCAGCGGGACCGTCAGCCGCTCAAGGAATTCATGGCGCAGCTGGAGGAATATCCGCCGTCGCGGGTGCCGGGCACCGCGATCTTCATGACGATGAATTCGGGCAATGTGCCGCCGGCGCTGCTGCATAACTTGAAGCACAACAAGGTGCTGCACGACCATGTGCTGTTCCTGACGATCCTGGTGGCGGACGTGCCTTATGTCTCGCCGGAAGAACGCTTCTCCGTGACCAAGCTGTCGGCGTCGAGCTGGCAGGCGACGATCAATTACGGCTTCAAGGAAGATCCGGACGTGCCGGAGGCGCTGCGGCTGGTGGCGGAGGCCTATCCCGAGATTGATCTGGAGCCGATGCGGACTTCCTACTTCCTGTCGCGGCAGACGGTGGTGGCGGCCAGGAAGCCGGCGTTGTGGCGGTGGCGGCGGGCGGTGTTTTCGTTCATGGCGCGGAACTCTACGCGGAGTACCAAGTTCTTCAAGATTCCGGCTAATCGGGTGGTGGAGATGGGGATGCAGGTGGAGCTCTAG
- a CDS encoding HU family DNA-binding protein, with protein sequence MNKTELIDHIASKADISKAAAGRSLDALIGAVKTTLKKGGTVTLVGFGTFAVSARAARTGRNPRTGETIKIKKAKVPKFRPGKALKDAVN encoded by the coding sequence ATGAACAAAACCGAACTCATCGATCACATCGCCAGCAAGGCTGACATCTCCAAGGCTGCCGCTGGTCGTTCGCTCGACGCCCTGATCGGTGCCGTCAAGACCACCCTGAAGAAGGGCGGTACGGTTACGTTGGTTGGCTTTGGCACGTTCGCTGTGTCGGCTCGCGCCGCTCGCACCGGCCGTAATCCGCGCACCGGCGAAACCATCAAGATCAAGAAGGCCAAGGTGCCGAAGTTCCGTCCGGGCAAGGCCCTGAAGGACGCCGTCAACTAA
- a CDS encoding Fe2+-dependent dioxygenase gives MLIQIAEVFTPEEAAEIRRRLDAADWVDGKVTAGHQSAEVKRNRQLPEQHPLAQELGNLILQRLAVNNLFMSAALPRKIFPPLFNRYEGGESFGYHVDNAVRGIAGTAERVRTDLSATLFFSEPDSYDGGELVIDDTYGPRAVKLPAGHMVLYPSTSLHKVNPVARGARVSSFFWMQSLVREDSQRALLLDMDVAIQRLNQDAAGHPSIVQLTGIYHNLLRRWAEV, from the coding sequence ATGCTTATACAGATCGCAGAAGTTTTTACGCCTGAAGAGGCGGCCGAGATCCGGCGCCGCCTGGACGCCGCCGATTGGGTCGACGGCAAAGTCACGGCCGGGCATCAGTCGGCCGAGGTCAAGCGCAACCGCCAATTGCCGGAGCAGCACCCCTTGGCGCAGGAGCTGGGCAACCTGATCCTGCAGCGCCTGGCGGTCAACAACCTGTTCATGTCCGCCGCGTTGCCGCGCAAGATCTTTCCGCCTTTGTTCAATCGCTACGAGGGCGGCGAGTCCTTCGGCTATCACGTGGACAACGCCGTGCGCGGCATTGCCGGCACGGCCGAACGCGTGCGTACCGACCTGTCGGCCACCTTGTTCTTCTCCGAGCCCGACTCCTACGATGGCGGCGAACTGGTCATCGACGATACCTATGGCCCGCGCGCGGTGAAGCTGCCCGCCGGGCACATGGTGCTGTATCCCAGCACCAGCCTGCACAAGGTGAATCCGGTGGCGCGCGGCGCGCGCGTGTCGTCCTTTTTCTGGATGCAGAGCCTGGTGCGCGAAGACAGCCAGCGCGCGCTGTTGCTGGACATGGACGTGGCCATACAGCGCTTGAACCAGGACGCCGCGGGGCATCCTTCCATCGTGCAGCTCACCGGCATCTATCACAATTTGCTGCGTCGATGGGCCGAGGTCTGA
- a CDS encoding response regulator transcription factor: MRVLVIEDDTTLGHALQEFLADQGYAVDWLTEGDRVLGALAGQPYDLMLLDLNLPGMSGLDVLRQLRQDGNQVPVLILTARDGIEDRVAGLDAGADDYVTKPFELPELAARVRAFGRRRAGQAQPLIEVGPLVFDTVGREVRANGQRLSLSVRELSVLEMLMARVGRVVTKRQIVNSLSAWDADFSENAVEVYVYRLRKRLEGTGASIQTVRGFGYMLDVETA; this comes from the coding sequence ATGCGAGTTCTGGTAATCGAAGACGACACCACCCTGGGCCACGCGCTCCAGGAATTTCTGGCCGACCAAGGCTATGCGGTCGACTGGCTGACCGAGGGCGACCGGGTTCTGGGCGCCTTGGCAGGTCAGCCCTACGACCTGATGCTGCTCGACCTCAACCTCCCCGGTATGAGCGGACTGGACGTGCTGCGGCAGTTGCGGCAGGACGGCAACCAGGTCCCCGTGCTGATTCTCACCGCCCGCGATGGCATCGAGGACCGCGTCGCCGGCCTGGATGCCGGGGCCGATGATTACGTCACCAAACCTTTCGAACTGCCCGAGCTGGCGGCGCGCGTGCGCGCCTTCGGCCGGCGCCGTGCCGGCCAGGCGCAACCCCTGATCGAAGTCGGACCGCTGGTGTTCGACACCGTCGGCCGCGAAGTCCGCGCCAATGGCCAGCGCTTGTCCCTGTCGGTGCGCGAACTTTCGGTTCTGGAAATGCTGATGGCCCGCGTCGGCCGCGTCGTGACCAAGCGCCAGATCGTGAACTCGCTTTCGGCCTGGGATGCCGACTTCAGCGAAAACGCCGTCGAAGTCTATGTGTACCGCCTGCGCAAGCGCCTGGAAGGCACGGGCGCCAGCATTCAGACGGTACGCGGCTTTGGCTACATGCTGGATGTGGAAACGGCCTGA
- the argG gene encoding argininosuccinate synthase codes for MTTILPNLPTGQKVGIAFSGGLDTSAALLWMRNNGAIPYAYTANLGQPDESDYDEIPRKAMAYGAEKARLIDCRAQMVAEGIAALQSGAFHISTAGITYFNTTPIGRAVTGTMLVAAMKEDDVNIWGDGSTFKGNDIERFYRYGLLTNPDLKIYKPWLDQRFIDELGGRSEMSEYMRQAGFDYKMSAEKAYSTDSNLLGATHEAKDLEHLNSGIRIVKPIMGVAFWRDDVAVKAEEVTVRFEEGHPVALNGVEYSDPVELMLEANRIGGRHGLGMSDQIENRIIEAKSRGIYEAPGLALLFIAYERLVTGIHNEDTIEQYRESGRKLGRLLYQGRWFDPQAIMLREAAQRWVARAVTGEVTIELRRGNDYSLLNTESPNLTYAPERLSMEKVENAPFTPADRIGQLTMRNLDIVDTRGKLFTYVKTGLLASSGSSLPQLSDEGKKK; via the coding sequence ATGACCACTATTCTCCCGAACCTTCCCACCGGCCAGAAGGTCGGCATCGCCTTCTCCGGCGGCCTCGACACCAGCGCAGCGCTCCTGTGGATGCGCAACAATGGCGCCATCCCCTACGCCTACACCGCGAACCTGGGCCAGCCCGACGAGTCCGACTACGACGAGATCCCGCGCAAGGCCATGGCCTACGGCGCCGAAAAGGCCCGCCTGATCGACTGCCGCGCGCAGATGGTGGCCGAAGGCATCGCCGCCCTGCAATCGGGCGCGTTCCACATCTCGACCGCCGGCATCACCTACTTCAACACCACCCCCATCGGCCGCGCAGTCACCGGCACGATGCTGGTGGCCGCCATGAAGGAAGACGACGTCAACATCTGGGGCGACGGCAGCACCTTCAAGGGCAACGACATCGAGCGCTTCTACCGCTACGGTCTGCTGACCAATCCGGACCTGAAGATCTACAAGCCCTGGCTGGACCAGCGCTTCATCGACGAGCTCGGCGGCCGTTCCGAAATGTCGGAATACATGCGCCAGGCCGGCTTCGACTACAAGATGTCGGCTGAAAAGGCCTACTCCACCGACTCCAACCTGCTGGGCGCCACCCACGAAGCCAAGGACCTGGAGCACCTGAACTCCGGCATCCGCATCGTCAAGCCCATCATGGGCGTCGCCTTCTGGCGCGACGACGTCGCCGTCAAGGCCGAGGAAGTCACCGTCCGCTTCGAGGAAGGCCATCCGGTCGCCCTGAACGGCGTGGAATACAGCGACCCCGTCGAACTGATGCTCGAAGCCAACCGCATCGGCGGCCGCCACGGCCTGGGCATGAGCGACCAGATCGAAAACCGCATCATCGAAGCCAAGAGCCGCGGCATCTACGAAGCCCCGGGCCTGGCCCTGCTGTTCATCGCCTACGAGCGCCTGGTCACCGGCATCCACAACGAAGACACCATCGAGCAGTACCGCGAAAGCGGCCGCAAGCTCGGCCGCCTGCTGTACCAGGGCCGCTGGTTCGACCCGCAAGCCATCATGCTGCGCGAAGCCGCCCAACGCTGGGTCGCCCGCGCCGTCACCGGCGAAGTCACCATCGAACTGCGCCGCGGCAACGACTACTCGCTGCTGAACACCGAATCGCCCAACCTGACCTACGCGCCCGAGCGCCTGTCCATGGAAAAGGTCGAAAACGCCCCGTTCACGCCCGCAGACCGCATCGGCCAGCTCACCATGCGCAACCTCGACATCGTCGACACCCGCGGCAAGCTCTTCACCTACGTGAAGACCGGCCTGCTCGCCTCCTCCGGCAGCTCGCTGCCGCAGCTGAGCGACGAAGGCAAGAAGAAGTAA